In Armatimonadota bacterium, the following proteins share a genomic window:
- a CDS encoding transposase: MSPDHVRGWTSRGYLPHFDGGAVAQFITYRLYGTVPTSLIEQWKEAAAANPSGPRNLVARNIEAYADANCGSALLSDPALARIVECGLLQYDAVRYHLHAWVVMPNHIHALITPMPEVSLSTIIRAWKVASARSINAVLERSGSIWAPDYFDRFIRDERHMASTIAYIDRNPVKAGLCCVPEEWPFGSCARLHAEQSYPRDTPVP; this comes from the coding sequence ATGTCACCGGACCATGTGCGTGGCTGGACGTCCCGCGGCTACTTGCCACACTTTGACGGCGGAGCCGTGGCGCAATTCATCACTTACCGGCTGTACGGCACCGTACCGACCTCACTGATCGAACAATGGAAAGAGGCAGCCGCCGCCAATCCGTCGGGCCCTAGAAACCTTGTGGCGCGCAACATCGAGGCATATGCAGACGCCAACTGCGGATCGGCCCTGCTCTCAGACCCGGCGCTCGCCAGGATTGTTGAGTGCGGGCTACTGCAGTACGACGCGGTTCGCTACCACCTGCACGCTTGGGTCGTAATGCCAAACCACATACATGCGCTGATCACTCCAATGCCAGAGGTAAGCCTCTCGACGATAATTCGCGCCTGGAAGGTAGCCTCGGCGCGCTCCATCAACGCTGTGCTCGAGCGCTCTGGCTCAATCTGGGCACCGGACTATTTCGACCGATTCATCCGTGACGAACGGCACATGGCGAGTACGATCGCCTACATTGATCGTAACCCAGTGAAGGCCGGCCTATGCTGCGTGCCGGAGGAGTGGCCGTTCGGCAGCTGCGCGCGCCTGCATGCCGAACAAAGTTACCCTCGTGATACCCCGGTGCCGTAA
- a CDS encoding AAA family ATPase has product MPPVVHAFADLTDTARFVREQGSAKRFVLVYAHNGTGKTRLCSEFKTQGQRKDDDGRTIQRDTLYFNAYTEDLFTWDNDLEKDQDRVLEFNQESSFFDGVRELEMEVKIGELLQRYAGFSFAINYDRKRQTPDGQEVPAPPAVTFFRERDTDNVPIPMKISRGEQNIFVWCWFLANVKLVLDGDEAYDWVKYIYIDDPVSSLDEHNAIVVASHLVQLFRESDSDVPAIVSTHHNLFFNVLHYELKSHFNSKSVQFVLARDRGKGRYKLTRFSGDTPSFHHIAALQELAIIAQEDALQTHHFNQLRTILEKTALFHGYTHFGKCIKQTDDDAEGILHQRFVDLLSHGNYSMFEPVPMGDETKQYFRAILSSFLDKFPFNPDHFPRGGPSAPTP; this is encoded by the coding sequence ATGCCGCCTGTCGTGCACGCCTTTGCAGACCTGACGGACACTGCTCGCTTCGTCCGTGAGCAAGGCTCGGCAAAGCGGTTCGTTCTCGTCTATGCACACAACGGCACGGGCAAGACTCGGCTCTGCAGCGAGTTCAAGACGCAGGGACAGAGGAAAGACGATGACGGTCGAACTATTCAGCGCGACACACTCTACTTTAACGCCTACACCGAAGACCTGTTCACATGGGATAACGACCTGGAGAAAGACCAGGATAGAGTGCTCGAGTTCAACCAGGAGTCGAGCTTTTTCGACGGCGTTCGCGAACTGGAGATGGAGGTCAAGATTGGTGAGCTGCTCCAGCGCTATGCGGGCTTTAGTTTCGCCATTAACTATGACCGGAAGAGACAGACGCCGGATGGTCAAGAGGTTCCGGCACCTCCGGCCGTTACTTTCTTCCGCGAGCGCGACACAGACAATGTGCCGATCCCAATGAAGATTTCGCGCGGTGAGCAGAACATTTTCGTCTGGTGCTGGTTTCTTGCAAACGTGAAGCTGGTACTTGATGGAGATGAAGCGTACGACTGGGTCAAGTATATCTACATCGACGATCCTGTTTCATCACTGGACGAGCACAACGCAATAGTCGTCGCGAGTCACCTGGTGCAGTTATTTCGAGAATCCGACTCCGATGTCCCGGCTATAGTCTCGACCCACCATAACCTGTTCTTCAACGTGTTGCATTACGAATTGAAGAGCCACTTCAACAGCAAATCGGTTCAGTTCGTGCTAGCTCGCGACAGGGGCAAAGGCAGATACAAGCTGACCAGGTTCTCTGGCGACACACCTTCATTTCACCACATCGCCGCTCTGCAAGAACTCGCCATCATCGCCCAGGAGGACGCACTCCAGACCCATCACTTTAACCAACTGCGCACGATCCTGGAGAAGACGGCTCTGTTCCATGGGTACACCCATTTCGGTAAGTGCATAAAGCAGACCGACGACGACGCGGAAGGCATCCTTCACCAGCGCTTTGTTGATCTGTTGAGCCATGGCAACTATTCGATGTTCGAGCCGGTGCCCATGGGCGACGAGACCAAGCAATACTTCCGGGCGATACTTAGCTCCTTTCTGGACAAGTTTCCCTTCAACCCCGATCACTTCCCGCGAGGGGGGCCGTCTGCACCGACACCGTGA
- a CDS encoding type I restriction-modification system subunit M, which translates to MTAQENHRLGKTLWSIADQLRGAMDADDFRDYMLAFIFLRYLSDNYEAAAQRELGSDYPLVMEGAKSVPLAAWYANHPDDVPVFERQMRAKVHYVIKPEHLWTSIANLARTQSDGLLNTLQHCFEYIENESFESAFQGLFSEIRLNSEKLGKAYTDQNAKLCTVIQRIAERLSEFTITTDTLGDAYEYLIGQFAAGSGKKAGEFYTPQQISSILSGIVTLDAQDPAQGRRDRLDSVLDFACGSGSLLLNIRHQMGDRGIGKIYGQEKNITTYNLARMNMLLHGVKDSEFEIYHGDTLTNDWDFLREMNPAKKPRFDAVVANPPFSYRWEPSQSLADDMRFKDYGLAPKSAADFAFLLHGLHYLTDNGVMAIVLPHGVLFRGGAEERIRTKLLKDGNIDTVIGLPANLFYSTGIPVCILVLKKCRQTDDVLFINAAEHFEKGKRQNQLTEEHIARIVETYQYRREEPRYSRRVSMEEVEANDFNLNISRYVSTATVEEEIDLVAVHAKLSQIEDEIRTATEKHNVFLQELGLPALPAADSEPTER; encoded by the coding sequence GTGACAGCTCAAGAAAACCACCGGCTCGGCAAGACACTGTGGAGCATAGCGGACCAGCTCCGCGGAGCGATGGATGCGGACGACTTCCGCGACTACATGCTCGCGTTCATCTTCCTGCGTTACCTCTCCGACAACTACGAGGCAGCGGCGCAGAGAGAGCTCGGCTCCGACTATCCGCTGGTCATGGAGGGCGCGAAGAGTGTGCCGCTCGCAGCGTGGTACGCCAACCACCCGGATGACGTGCCCGTCTTCGAGCGGCAGATGCGGGCGAAGGTGCATTACGTCATCAAGCCCGAACACCTCTGGACGAGCATCGCGAACCTGGCTAGAACGCAGAGCGACGGCCTCCTGAATACGCTTCAGCATTGTTTCGAGTACATCGAGAACGAGTCGTTCGAGAGCGCCTTTCAAGGGTTGTTCTCAGAGATTCGGCTGAACTCCGAAAAGCTCGGTAAGGCTTACACGGATCAAAACGCGAAGCTCTGCACGGTCATCCAGAGGATCGCCGAACGGCTTTCCGAGTTCACGATTACGACGGACACGCTTGGCGACGCCTACGAGTATCTCATCGGGCAGTTCGCCGCCGGATCGGGCAAGAAGGCGGGCGAGTTCTACACGCCCCAACAGATATCCAGTATCCTCAGCGGCATCGTCACCCTCGACGCCCAGGACCCGGCGCAGGGCCGGCGCGACCGCCTGGACAGCGTGCTCGATTTCGCCTGCGGCTCCGGCTCGTTGCTCCTGAATATCCGCCACCAGATGGGCGACCGCGGCATCGGCAAGATTTACGGCCAGGAGAAGAACATCACCACCTACAACCTGGCCCGCATGAACATGCTGCTGCACGGGGTGAAGGACAGCGAGTTCGAGATCTATCACGGCGACACACTCACCAACGACTGGGACTTCCTCCGCGAGATGAACCCGGCGAAGAAGCCGCGTTTCGATGCGGTGGTCGCGAATCCGCCGTTCAGCTACCGATGGGAGCCGAGCCAGTCGCTGGCCGACGACATGCGCTTCAAGGACTACGGTCTCGCTCCGAAGTCCGCCGCCGACTTCGCGTTCCTCCTGCATGGCCTCCACTACCTGACGGATAACGGTGTGATGGCAATCGTCCTGCCCCACGGCGTGTTGTTTCGAGGCGGCGCAGAGGAGCGAATCCGCACCAAGCTCCTGAAGGACGGGAACATTGACACCGTTATCGGACTACCAGCCAATCTCTTCTATTCCACCGGCATCCCCGTCTGCATCCTGGTGCTCAAGAAGTGCAGGCAGACGGACGACGTGCTCTTCATCAACGCGGCGGAGCACTTCGAGAAGGGCAAGCGGCAAAACCAGCTGACGGAAGAGCACATCGCCAGAATAGTCGAAACGTACCAGTACCGTCGCGAGGAGCCCCGCTATTCGCGCCGCGTATCGATGGAAGAGGTCGAGGCCAACGACTTCAACCTGAATATCTCCCGATACGTCAGCACCGCGACGGTCGAAGAGGAGATCGATCTGGTGGCCGTCCACGCGAAGCTATCCCAGATTGAGGATGAAATCCGGACTGCAACCGAAAAGCACAACGTCTTCCTGCAGGAGCTTGGGCTGCCGGCCCTGCCGGCGGCGGATTCGGAACCGACGGAGCGCTGA
- a CDS encoding NPCBM/NEW2 domain-containing protein — MRIATVLAAGLLTTVLLPASANSVRPATQTPSELTGATPPAGAIWLDSLDVSTIQQGWGQPHAGQSVGGSAITLGQMVYAHGVGTHARSEFNIRLNGSATRFVSMVGVDAESGTRGSVVFQVWADGLKRASTPLLRGGDPPVLVSANLNGAKTMQLVVTDGGDGIDFDHADWAGAVLYLKPGARFRPTAMKPDVAPPRLIVPAEVMRPEIHYPRITGCTPGHPFLFLVPASGPEPLTYTARGLPGGLKLNRVTGIISGVVPHAGRWVATLTVSGPGGAAHARLTIIAGDHKLALTPPMGWNSWNVWAGNVNADRVKAAADAMSSEGGAAHARYRNGLSAHGFQYVNIDDTWEGPRDASGAITTNERFPDMAGLADYVHRKGLKLGIYSSPGPKTCGGYPGSWQHELQDAQTYASWGIDYLKYDWCSYGGVATGAGLDRLQKPYQVMHDALDSVNRDILFSLCQYGMGDVWKWGAQVGGNCWRTTGDINDSWGSLHGIYSSQNGHEKYAGPGHWNDPDMLVVGSVGWGNPHPSHLTPNEQILHISMWCLLSAPLLIGCDMTKMDSFTRALLTNDELIAINQDPLGKPAGRVWTDGEHDVWSRPLADGTRAVGLINAGPAPAKIAVTWSMIGLGGRQPVRDLWLHKNVGEHDGGYSVIVPSHGAVVLKIGGIRRQP, encoded by the coding sequence ATGCGCATCGCCACTGTTCTCGCTGCCGGATTGCTAACGACCGTTCTGCTTCCGGCATCCGCCAATTCGGTACGGCCTGCCACGCAGACGCCGTCCGAGTTGACGGGCGCCACGCCGCCGGCCGGCGCCATCTGGCTCGACTCGCTGGACGTGAGCACGATCCAGCAGGGTTGGGGCCAGCCCCACGCCGGCCAGTCGGTTGGCGGCAGCGCAATCACGCTGGGACAGATGGTGTATGCGCACGGCGTGGGTACGCACGCCCGAAGCGAGTTCAACATCCGTCTGAACGGCAGCGCGACCCGATTTGTGAGCATGGTCGGTGTGGACGCCGAGTCCGGCACGCGTGGCTCGGTGGTTTTTCAGGTATGGGCGGATGGCCTCAAGCGGGCTTCCACGCCCCTGCTCCGGGGCGGTGACCCGCCGGTTCTCGTTTCGGCGAACCTCAATGGCGCCAAAACGATGCAGCTTGTGGTTACCGACGGCGGTGACGGCATCGACTTCGATCACGCCGACTGGGCCGGCGCCGTTCTCTATCTGAAGCCCGGAGCGAGGTTCCGGCCGACAGCCATGAAGCCCGATGTGGCGCCGCCACGCCTCATCGTTCCGGCAGAAGTCATGCGGCCCGAGATCCACTACCCGCGGATTACCGGCTGCACGCCCGGCCATCCGTTTCTCTTCCTGGTGCCGGCCAGTGGCCCGGAACCGCTTACCTACACTGCCCGCGGCCTTCCCGGCGGGCTGAAGCTGAACCGCGTCACGGGAATCATCAGCGGCGTGGTTCCGCACGCCGGCCGGTGGGTGGCCACACTCACCGTCAGCGGGCCCGGCGGCGCAGCACATGCCAGGCTTACCATCATTGCCGGCGACCACAAGTTGGCGCTGACACCGCCGATGGGCTGGAACTCGTGGAATGTGTGGGCCGGCAACGTGAATGCCGACCGGGTGAAGGCCGCGGCCGACGCCATGTCGTCAGAGGGCGGGGCCGCGCATGCGCGATACCGGAATGGCCTTTCGGCGCACGGCTTCCAGTACGTCAACATTGACGACACATGGGAAGGCCCGCGGGACGCCTCCGGCGCGATCACCACGAACGAACGCTTTCCCGACATGGCCGGGCTGGCCGATTATGTTCACCGTAAGGGGTTGAAGCTGGGCATCTACAGCTCGCCAGGACCGAAAACCTGCGGTGGGTATCCCGGCAGCTGGCAGCACGAACTTCAGGATGCCCAGACATATGCCTCGTGGGGCATCGACTATCTGAAATACGACTGGTGCAGCTACGGCGGTGTGGCCACCGGCGCCGGGCTGGATCGGCTTCAGAAGCCGTACCAGGTGATGCACGATGCACTGGACAGCGTGAACCGCGACATCCTCTTCAGCCTGTGCCAGTACGGCATGGGCGATGTGTGGAAGTGGGGCGCGCAGGTTGGCGGCAACTGCTGGCGCACCACCGGCGACATCAACGACAGCTGGGGAAGCCTCCACGGTATCTACTCTTCGCAGAACGGGCACGAAAAGTACGCCGGCCCCGGCCACTGGAACGACCCCGATATGCTGGTTGTGGGAAGCGTGGGCTGGGGCAATCCGCACCCGAGTCACCTTACACCTAACGAGCAGATCCTTCACATCTCCATGTGGTGCCTGCTCTCGGCGCCGCTCCTCATTGGATGCGACATGACGAAGATGGACAGCTTCACCCGCGCGCTGCTGACCAACGACGAGCTGATCGCCATCAATCAGGACCCGCTCGGCAAGCCGGCCGGCCGTGTCTGGACCGATGGCGAACACGACGTCTGGTCGCGCCCATTGGCGGATGGCACGCGCGCCGTTGGGCTGATAAACGCCGGCCCGGCGCCGGCGAAGATCGCCGTTACGTGGAGCATGATCGGCCTGGGCGGACGGCAGCCAGTTCGAGACCTGTGGCTGCATAAAAACGTGGGAGAGCACGATGGGGGCTACTCGGTGATCGTTCCGTCTCACGGCGCCGTGGTCCTGAAGATCGGCGGCATCCGGCGCCAGCCGTAG